actactatatctaatatctttatataacgagatattttatactctattatagtagtatactaagtgcgtaattattacttttagctagagatactagctttataaataacgaggtaacaCGATAATTAtcttaaggatatataatattcctttttaatagcctaatttaataaaaattagtacgctaagtaatagttataacgTTAACTACCGAAACTAAGCTTCTTTACTTTAaagaaactataaaaaagactatagtTCTAAAGCGCCCTTTTAAGGACATTGCCCTTAACTTAggagaagtatagttagttaactataataattagtaaacgatttaactCGTTATAAGAGAAGGAAaaagaatagctacttaactttactatatcgatatatagaatatatagctaagataagagCACGCTAAAGGTAGCTTCGagattacttatatattaacaaAAAATATGCtagtaaatagacttattaaaaaccttttacgagctaagttcgaatatttctatatacttcttaacctctACGATGCGcgagaagctattataaatagctaaaatagttaaaaataattaatttaagctatgcttaaaaagacttaataCCTAAAAGTAGACGATAAATAGAACCTAGAGTGCGGCCTAGaggcctaaaataaataaaataaccttaccccgtagggtatatatatataaaaataagacctaggcttatatttactatttaaactcttagtttataaagtacgcGATCGTTAGGagtatagcgttattaaagaggagggttagtatatacgctAAAAAACGCGTCTTACGTACCtcgaagtttataaagctaggagTAGCGGGAGTAGTAAAGGGTGCGGGAGCTAGAACGACCGTTAGGTTAACGACCTAGGGTATAAAAGCGGGCggcgtaataaaaagttaattataaataactataataagtataaaagaggaccgggggcgcgcgttaaggaagtcctctatataaaagccGATATAgttctcgtatatcctctagttattatatatttaataaacgatactacggagcttagtaatattttattaaaactatagttagaagtgcgcttcttaataataaaaaaggataatatacttataaaaaagagagcgctacttataatagccttagtaagggcctaggctattagCCGCAAAAcgactagtatattaatataccctttagctaAACGgccgttaaaataatacgtataccggctactatttcttataaaataacgactactatccttagtatcggtatactaaagggctacCTTAAGATAGGGTAAGTACTAGATCTCCCGTTCTTTAAAAGCCTCtcttttaagctttttaaagactaagtatatattaaataagcctagaatagtaaaaagaactatacttaCCGCGGGGGGTACCTTAGCCTCTTAGTATTCTcttttacttcttattacccttttaaaaaaagctagccttacgttttttaaaccttagaataatattaaatataaactcctaagataataagtatataatataccttttttaaagggcttattatctgaactagtcttatttttatttttaaactccgaggaggggataagtaaaagcctattagagctcttattattactatttaccttattattactcttattatagccgctaaggagagcctcgaacttaataaagtccttagCGTCTTAATTAGTAGCCTCGATATCCTCTTAGCTAAAGAGGGAGAGCTCGGTAGCCgggctttaataagtaaataggaGGTCGCGGGGGGGAGTAACGACCTAaaggggcttattaatattattacctatttaaactcttagtaaactatataatacgtatataagaagtattataaaaattgcgcaaaacttactattacttctaaatatattaaatatttatatttaaaataaaattagtaaacaaTTCGATAGTATAAGCGCGCGCGCGCAGTAGATAGGGgcacttataataattacgagaagttaaaaagaaaaagaaaaataatagctaagtaacgccgcgagaatttaaatatatataaagcggctaggtagcctcgcccttagtaatttatatattaaaagtagtagAATACGCGCTATTCTaagttaggattctatttactttaaataaagggatatatttataacaaACGTAGCTTAAAAGACGCGTATCCCTTACGCTTAATTTTCCTTTATTTACATTCgactaaattaggcctttataagagcatttagagattctatcTTAGGCATAATAGCTCCCTAGCggtagtaattagggggtgtgctacgtaatagggatagtaatcgtaccttataaagtgcccgttacgtgctaaatcacgtgtctatcttagatatcgtatatatagaccttctccttttgtctatttctactttgatagttaagccacttttactacactccgtatgcccattgctgcgtgccataactcgtgacaaAAGTCCCGGCTTGgcatttattataagagaaGTGGACCTCATGTCTTGATATTCTATGGCACTCTACCACATACGCTATTGCATTTAGGCACGGGATCCCAAATGCAATCCACGTTTGGAGAATCATCCACCTAGGATGCCAGAGTAACAATCTCGAACTCTTCCCAGGTACCAACTCCCTTGCTAGGTGCTcagaatttatataggtgATCTCTGATTCGTCTACGGGGTAGCGAAATTTCCATGTTTATCAGATCAGTGGATGATGGTAACATGGCCGGATGGAATGATATGAAGCCCATCCAACTTAGTCATCTTGACTGACTGGTTTTCCCTTGGCTTAGGTGTGGCCTACAATGATTgcttttagtactaattcCTTTTATTGCAACATCAGATGACGAGGTAGAAGTTCTCGTGAATAACGCCTGAAGAGTTCACCGTGTGACACCGAACACGCGACATAACAAGCGAAAGCACCGTCAACACCCTTTTATTCTAGAATGTACAAAGAACGAAACTTATTTTACAAGACCTAGCATCAATCCCTCATGCCGTGGCTTAACACTCAGTGTCCCAGCTTGTATCCATCCCAATTAAGAATGGTAAAGACACCCTCAGGACCATACTTTGCTCGGATCTGTCTAAGTTTCTCGACATTCTTGAAGGGAATTCCAAGCCGGGGATTCTGAGTCTCGGATGCATCACCCATATAGATGAAGTCACTGGCCAAACCGCTCTGGTGGTTCACAGAGCGATGGTAGTCCCCGAACTTAGCTGCCCATCCTGAGACTGAATGAGTTCAAAATGGTTAGAGAAGATGAATCGACTGTTAGGGGCGACGTGAGAGATCATTCCAGAAACGTACCTAGGATATCATCTTCGGGATGAGCCCAGCCAGTAGAGGTTTGCTCAAATATGACCGTGTAAATGTGGTGCGTGGAAAAGCATGTGAAGCAAAAGGGGTAACGTACCGACAAAGAACTCCTTATCATCCAAGCCCCAAATATTTCTGATTCCATTATGCTTAGCCACAGATTGCGCGCTCTTAGGCATAATGTTCATGACAAACGTAGGGTAGAGCCCCTCGACGTCCGACAACTTGGAGACGGACTCTTTCCAAGCCAAGTAGATGTCGTACAGGCGCTTAGCATCTGGACGCATGGTTCCGTGAAAATACTGTGCTCTTGAAATTGTTAATAGCCATGAGCCCGATGCTGACTTGGTCGTCGTGTTGTAAGAGATGGTGATAACTGCGCCAGCGCCGATGGAAGGATCATCGTTCGATGCCAAGTGACATGACGCCTCGATGAATTGCTCAATCTGGTCTTCTGAGAAACTCTGAATCGTGGAGCTGATCTGTGGGATCTTGTAAGCTTGCACAAGAAACCTAGTGACGATGCCAAAGTTCAAGGCGCCCGCCGCCTTTGAGCGCCCAGAATAGGTCAGGATTCGACTACTTGGAGGCAACGACCTGTGTTCCGTTACCCAAAACAACATCATAAGAAATGACATTATCCGTCGCATATCCGTATTTGTTCTTAAGGTAGTGCCACCCCCCAATGAGCGTGAGACAGAGACTTGTTTCTTGTCTGAAGAACACCCATGGAGCTCAGCATGAGGGAAGTTTGTTGATATCCTTCACGGGAGCTCCTCTGTGAATTGTTTCGAGAAAAAAAAGCCAACCTCCTTCACTCGCGTGTTGTTTTTCTTTGTGTACTGTGTGGTTGTGTCAGGAAACCGCCCGAAGATCTCGTGTGGCTATTCTACATCCTTCGAACAGATTGAGCACTCGGATAACCTTCCCGCCCAGTCGAACTTTTTTCCTAGAAACAGGATGACTGTATACAGGAGACGATGACGATTTTGTTTAGTTCTTCCATGTACCGTACGACAGTGAGCTCGGTTTCATGATCGCCATCGCGGGCACATATTTTGCGATAAAAGTCCTTTCGGCGACTTAAGTTGTGGGTCATGGAGATGCCAGAGCCATTCGCTCGATGCTGCTTCACAGATGCAGCGCTTTGAGTTGTACGGCTTATACCCAGACCTTGACTTGACAATTGACGATGTTCTTGCCAACGCAACGTTCAGAGAGGCCAACGCATGTACGCAGAAAGGGATCAAAAACAATTTTGTCAACCTGCTTTTTAAGATCCATTTATCCCGGTAGCACGTTATCCGCCTTCGAGGACCTTGTCGCGATAGGTCTCAGGGGTCGGTGAATGTAGTGTGTGGTCGAGAAGAGATGAATGCGACATTCATCCTTATTCATCACGTGAACTCTGGAGAATTGCACTGAAGATATGACGTACTGAGGTAGAGTGGTATAATTGATGAGGATTGATAGAGGGCCAGCCAAGGCGGGGGTACTGAGATGGAACGTCTCAAGACCCATTCCGATCCACCACGATCTATATTTTAGCAAAAAGATCTCGAAAAACATACAACACCCGGTATTCGCTGGTCGTCACCGACCCAACTACTGATCGGGCCCTCATCGGCTTGTCTATGGGAGAGCGGACGGGATCCCGAATTCTCCAATGGGTATGGTCGTATGTGAAGGTATCGTGAGCTTTTGCAACTGAAGTCGCATTGCAGGTGAGGTGTGGACTTAGAGGCTTCTCCTTGTTAACAATATCGACTCTCGTCTTGCGAACAAGTTGATAGGGTTTGTATATGACTTCTGTGTCGCATATTTCATCTCTTCAGACTGGTGCTAGGTGCGAGTACCACACATCACTGgactattaaagtatttggACGGGAGACTACCGTAAAGTCCTCTTGGCCGCTTGGAGTGAATTTTATGTATCAGCATCCAAAACTG
The DNA window shown above is from Colletotrichum lupini chromosome 7, complete sequence and carries:
- a CDS encoding FAD binding domain-containing protein, with the translated sequence MTHNLSRRKDFYRKICARDGDHETELTVVRYMEELNKIVIVSCIQSSYKKQVSVSRSLGGGTTLRTNTDMRRIMSFLMMLFWVTEHRSLPPSSRILTYSGRSKAAGALNFGIVTRFLVQAYKIPQISSTIQSFSEDQIEQFIEASCHLASNDDPSIGAGAVITISYNTTTKSASGSWLLTISRAQYFHGTMRPDAKRLYDIYLAWKESVSKLSDVEGLYPTFVMNIMPKSAQSVAKHNGIRNIWGLDDKEFFVVSGWAAKFGDYHRSVNHQSGLASDFIYMGDASETQNPRLGIPFKNVEKLRQIRAKYGPEGVFTILNWDGYKLGH